Proteins found in one Zea mays cultivar B73 chromosome 1, Zm-B73-REFERENCE-NAM-5.0, whole genome shotgun sequence genomic segment:
- the LOC103644860 gene encoding 3-isopropylmalate dehydrogenase, chloroplastic, with protein sequence MAKSGPATSSPCFFLPAAGVELRFQEKLVGGSALDTTGVPLLDETLDEAKGSDAVLLGTIGGYKWDTNEKHLKPETGLLQLRAGLGVFANLRPAVVLPQLVDASTLKREVAEGVDIMVVRELTGGIYFGKPRGFGTNDKGDDIGFNTEVYSATFYSQLHSETNY encoded by the exons ATGGCCAaaagcgggccggca ACTTCCTCGCCTTGCTTCTTTCTGCCTGCCGCAGGCGTCGAGCTCCGGTTTCAGGAGAAGCTGGTGGGCGGCTCGGCGCTGGACACCACCGGCGTGCCACTCCTTGACGAGACGCTCGACGAGGCCAAGGGTTCGGACGCTGTTCTCCTCGGCACCATTGGAGG CTATAAGTGGGATACCAatgagaagcacctcaagcctgaGACCGGGCTGCTGCAGCTACGTGCCGGACTCGGGGTCTTTGCCAATCTGCGACCAGCTGTAGTTTTGCCGCAG TTGGTAGACGCATCCACTCTGAAGAGAGAGGTAGCTGAAGGTGTTGACATCATGGTTGTCAGGGAGCTTACTGGAG GCATCTACTTCGGCAAACCCAGGGGTTTTGGAACAAATGACAAGGGAGATGATATTGGCTTCAACACAGAAGTTTATTCAGCCACTTTTTACTCACAACTTCACTCCGAAACAAACT ATTAA
- the LOC109941367 gene encoding uncharacterized protein, which produces MRRQLFLSIMLRLGEYSPYFTQREDALGRLGLSPLQKCTAALRLLAYGSAADSIDEYLKLARSTALECLEKFCEGIIHCYEEEFCRRPNVADIQRLLAKAEERGFPGMLGSIDCMHWQWRNCPVAHAGQFTRGDIKHPTIILEAVASYDRWIWHAFFGVAGSNNDINVLNQSPLFKDVLQGQAPIVNFMVNGHEHNMGYYLADGIYPSWPVFIKGIPLPQSEKHQLFTNAQAAWRKDVECAFGVLKSRFNIIAVPGRSYSQRTLGLIMRACVILHNMIIDDERDADLDETYETVDSTVGPSIYYNATPSLAARIQMDNEMTDTSMYTQLLNDLVEHVWGHNNH; this is translated from the coding sequence ATGAGGCGACAACTTTTTTTGAGTATTATGCTTAGATTAGGTGAATACTCTCCGTATTTCACCCAAAGAGAAGATGCTCTGGGTCGACTCGGGCTCTCTCCCCTACAAAAGTGCACCGCAGCTCTGCGCTTGTTAGCCTATGGATCCGCTGCAGATTCGATAGATGAGTACTTAAAGCTAGCTAGATCAACTGCATTAGAGTGTCTAGAGAAGTTTTGTGAGGGTATCATTCATTGTTATGAGGAGGAGTTCTGTCGTCGACCAAATGTCGCGGATATTCAGCGTCTACTAGCAAAAGCAGAAGAGCGTGGCTTTCCAGGCATGCTAGGAAGTATCGATTGTATGCATTGGCAGTGGAGGAATTGTCCGGTCGCCCATGCCGGTCAATTCACAAGGGGGGATATCAAACATCCCACCATCATCTTAGAAGCTGTTGCATCGTATGATCGGTGGATCTGGCATGCTTTTTTTGGGGTGGCCGGGTCCAACAATGACATTAACGTACTGAATCAGTCGCCATTATTCAAGGATGTCCTTCAAGGTCAAGCACCCATAGTGAACTTCATGGTTAATGGACATGAACACAATATGGGATACTATCTTGCCGACGGCATCTACCCTTCCTGGCCGGTGTTCATCAAGGGTATTCCGCTTCCACAAAGTGAGAAACATCAGTTATTCACAAATGCTCAAGCAGCATGGCGCAAAGATGTTGAGTGCGCTTTTGGAGTGTTGAAATCTCGGTTCAACATTATAGCAGTTCCTGGACGTTCTTACTCTCAACGTACTCTTGGTTTGATCATGCGTGCATGTGTCATTTTGCACAATATGATCATCGATGACGAGCGTGATGCCGATTTAGACGAGACATATGAGACAGTTGATTCTACAGTCGGCCCGTCGATCTACTACAATGCAACCCCGAGCCTAGCAGCTAGGATTCAAATGGACAACGAGATGACGGATACATCGATGTATACACAACTACTAAATGATTTGGTTGAACATGTATGGGGACATAATAATCATTAG
- the LOC109941369 gene encoding uncharacterized protein, with amino-acid sequence MGGSGRAGEMGEDGREGLGVRRRRRESRRPSATRNRGPPRVATRSLVASASASAQDTTPGHAASSAALARPTASKASLGRERLICTARSGAAPEEESGETSTKASQPLTKQSWKKSRSVPVAVDGLACCLAATVSDTIRSRRAAGGRGGEQRGG; translated from the coding sequence ATGGGCGGCAGCGGCCGAGCAGGGGAGATGGGGGAGGACGGCCGGGAAGGGCTGGGCGTGCGTCGGAGGCGACGGGAGTCGCGGCGGCCCAGCGCGACAAGGAACCGGGGCCCGCCCAGGGTTGCCACGAGGTCGCTCGTCGCCAGCGCCAGCGCGTCGGCGCAGGACACGACGCCCGGGCACGCGGCCTCCAGCGCCGCCTTGGCGCGGCCCACGGCGTCGAAGGCATCCCTGGGTAGGGAGAGGTTGATCTGCACGGCGCGCTCCGGCGCGGCGCCGGAGGAGGAGAGCGGCGAGACCAGCACCAAGGCATCGCAGCCGTTGACGAAGCAGTCGTGGAAGAAGAGCCGTAGCGTGCCCGTCGCCGTGGACGGGCTGGCGTGCTGCTTGGCGGCGACGGTGTCCGACACGATCCGCTCCCGCCGTGCAGCAGGCGGCCGCGGTGGCGAGCAACGTGGGGGATAG